Below is a genomic region from candidate division KSB1 bacterium.
CAACATCAAAAATCCTGCCAACTTATCCCAGATCAGCTCGTTCGATACTTGGTGGGCGTCTGACATTGCACTAAACGGGAATTTAGCGTATGTGGCAGATAGTGATAGCGGCGTGAGGATAATTGACATTTCCAATCCCGCCAATTTGACGGAAGTCGGTTCTTTTAACAACTTGGCCCGTGCCTATGACGTCGCAGTAACTAATGGACGTGCGTATGTGGCGAATGATTATCAGGGTCTGCGGGTACTGAATGTCACCGATCCGGCACACCTATCAGAAATGGGCTATTTCGACACGGGCAGCGAGGCTTTTGACGTCGTCGTGGACGGTGATTACGCTTACGTGGCTGATTATCGCGATGGCTTATATATCATTGATATTTCCGATCGCACCAAGCCGATGGATGTTGGTTCTTTGCAAATGAGTTCTTACTGTTTTGGTATTGCCAAAAAAGGCGACTATGTTTATATCGCTAACTATGCCAACGGATTACGAGTGGTCGATGTTTCAAATCCGCGTAGCCCATTCGAAATCGGCGCTTTTGATACCCAAGGTTACACTCAGAGAGTCACCATCAGCGGCGATTACGCTTATGTGGCAGACTGGAGCAACGGCATGCGGATCATCGATATCACTAATCCCGCCAGTCCTGCGGAAATTGGTTTTTTTGATACCAACGGCAACGCTCAAAATATTACCGTAAGCGATTCCATTGCCTACATTGCCGATCAGCAGGAGGGCGTTCGCATTGTCGATATATCCAATCCTGCGCTTCCTTTTGAAGTTGGCTTCTTTAATACAGCGGGCTATACACATGAAGTCGCCGTGAAGGATAATTATGCCTATGTCGCTGATGGATATGGTAGAAACGGTGGTTTCCGGGTACTCGACATTTCCAATATCGCAAATCCTACTGAAGTGGCTTTCTGGAAAACCGACAACAACACAGTTGGCATCGCACTTTCTGGCCATTACGTCTATCTGGCGGATCTTTCAGGCGGACTGCGAATCTTTGATGTAGCGAATCCATTGAATCCGCTGGAGGTGGGCTATTACCAGACAGGTGTCGCTGTCAACGACGTTAAAATCGATGATAACTATATCTACCTTGCCGATAGCAACGATGGGCTCTACATTATCCGCTTTAACGCACCGACGGCGGTGAAAGAAAATGCCACCTCGATTGCACCGGCTGAATTTGTATTACAGCAGAATTATCCCAATCCATTTAATCCGAAGACAACAATTCGCTTTCAGCTTCCAGCCCTCAGCCAGGTTCAATTGAAAATCTATAATCTACAGGGACAGGAAATCAAGACGCTGGTCGATGAAGTTCAAACGGCGGGCATGAGGACGGTTGTCTGGGATGGATTGGATGCACAGGGCAAAAGAGCGACCTCGGGCATTTATGTGTGTCGCTTGACAGCCGGTCAATTTTCGACGGTAAAAAAGATGCTATTAATCCAGTGAGAAAAAGCAGCAAAGAAACCTGGCCAAGGCCGCAGATCCGTTTTCGGCCGATTTAAGATCCTTGCCAGGCTAATCCTTGGGACATTTTTCATAGCCAAGCTTCCGAGTGTGGTTAAGTAAATAAAATGGACACAG
It encodes:
- a CDS encoding T9SS type A sorting domain-containing protein; translation: MNRYLITIVILLMVIAPVRAQGSQNCTLIGRWAKGPCEAIAVVDNIAYFGNGGYLEIVDFTNPQSPLELSRLLMPSAVEGIVVKDNYALIATMHGGLRIIDVTNPSQATEIGFLGVEGIVWKVAVSGDYAYVANHGLGLRIIDISDPAHPLEVTSFETHSLARDVAVQGNYVYVADGSAGLVVIDVSNPVSPLEVGQLRTNYAHGVVVKDTLAFIADATEGLKIINIKNPANLSQISSFDTWWASDIALNGNLAYVADSDSGVRIIDISNPANLTEVGSFNNLARAYDVAVTNGRAYVANDYQGLRVLNVTDPAHLSEMGYFDTGSEAFDVVVDGDYAYVADYRDGLYIIDISDRTKPMDVGSLQMSSYCFGIAKKGDYVYIANYANGLRVVDVSNPRSPFEIGAFDTQGYTQRVTISGDYAYVADWSNGMRIIDITNPASPAEIGFFDTNGNAQNITVSDSIAYIADQQEGVRIVDISNPALPFEVGFFNTAGYTHEVAVKDNYAYVADGYGRNGGFRVLDISNIANPTEVAFWKTDNNTVGIALSGHYVYLADLSGGLRIFDVANPLNPLEVGYYQTGVAVNDVKIDDNYIYLADSNDGLYIIRFNAPTAVKENATSIAPAEFVLQQNYPNPFNPKTTIRFQLPALSQVQLKIYNLQGQEIKTLVDEVQTAGMRTVVWDGLDAQGKRATSGIYVCRLTAGQFSTVKKMLLIQ